A stretch of the Notamacropus eugenii isolate mMacEug1 chromosome 2, mMacEug1.pri_v2, whole genome shotgun sequence genome encodes the following:
- the DYNLL2 gene encoding dynein light chain 2, cytoplasmic — MSDRKAVIKNADMSEDMQQDAVDCATQAMEKYNIEKDIAAYIKKEFDKKYNPTWHCIVGRNFGSYVTHETKHFIYFYLGQVAILLFKSG, encoded by the exons ATGTCTGACCGGAAAGCAGTGATCAAGAACGCAGACATGTCTGAGGACATGCAGCAGGACGCAGTCGACTGTGCAACACAGGCTATGGAGAAGTACAACATAGAGAAAGACATTGCTGCCTATATCAAGAAG GAATTCGACAAGAAATATAATCCCACGTGGCATTGTATTGTGGGCCGAAATTTTGGCAGCTACGTCACACATGAGACAAAGCACTTCATCTATTTTTACTTGGGTCAAGTTGCAATCCTCCTCTTCAAGTccggctag